One Siniperca chuatsi isolate FFG_IHB_CAS linkage group LG3, ASM2008510v1, whole genome shotgun sequence genomic region harbors:
- the LOC122872897 gene encoding transcription elongation factor 1 homolog has protein sequence MGRRKSKRKPPPKKKMTGDLDSQFTCPFCNHEKSCDVKMERSRNTGIISCTVCLEEFQTPITYLSEPVDVYSDWIDACEAANQ, from the exons ATGGGTCGCCGCAAGTCCAAAAGAAAGCCCCCTCCGAAGAAGAAAATGACGGGAGATTTGGACTCCCAGTTCACCTGTCCGTTCTGCAACCACGAGAAGTCATGTGatgtcaaaat GGAGAGAAGCAGAAATACTGGGATAATATCATGCACAGTCTGCTTGGAGGAGTTCCAGACTCCAATTACCT ATCTGTCAGAGCCAGTTGACGTGTACAGTGATTGGATAGATGCCTGTGAAGCAGCCAATCAGTAG
- the pld6 gene encoding mitochondrial cardiolipin hydrolase translates to MWTVKVVGLGVVALSLGLELFGWLLRRLRPAGRTLNEVLFFPSEMACVEHIFTPSSPYSCFCSLPHGVDTSFSRLLQRILSTSSSLDLCVFAFSNMDLSRAVLALHSRGVTIRVLTDKDYAAITGSQIGVLRKAGICVRCDVASVYMHHKFAVVDGRLLITGSLNWTLTAVQCNMENILVTEEPDLVQPFIKEFNRLWVRNDPARYHRSSDQKPAHVTTRTYN, encoded by the exons ATGTGGACAGTGAAGGTGGTCGGTCTGGGTGTAGTGGCCCTCTCTCTTGGTCTGGAGCTGTTTGGTTGGCTCCTCCGTCGCCTCAGGCCTGCTGGAAGAACCCTCAATGAAGTCCTCTTCTTTCCCTCAGAGATGGCCTGTGTGGAGCACATCTTCACTCCTTCTTCACCATA TTCCTGTTTCTGCTCGTTGCCTCATGGTGTAGACACCTCTTTCTCCCGTCTTCTCCAACGCATCCTGTCTACTTCCTCTTCTCTGGacttgtgtgtctttgccttttCCAACATGGACCTGAGCAGGGCTGTACTTGCGCTGCATAGCAGGGGCGTCACCATCCGAGTCCTCACTGACAAGGACTATGCTGCCATCACTGGCTCCCAGATAGGGGTCCTCCGCAAGGCCG GGATCTGTGTGCGCTGCGATGTGGCCTCTGTGTACATGCATCACAAGTTTGCAGTGGTGGATGGCCGACTGCTCATCACCGGCTCCCTCAACTGGACGCTGACAGCAGTGCAGTGCAACATGGAGAACATCCTCGTCACTGAGGAGCCAGACCTGGTGCAACCATTCATCAAGGAGTTCAACAGGTTGTGGGTGCGCAATGATCCGGCCCGATACCACCGCTCAAGTGACCAAAAACCTGCACACGTTACCACTAGAACCTATAACTAA
- the LOC122872898 gene encoding phospholipid phosphatase-related protein type 5-like isoform X2 has protein sequence MIDSQLLAQRRAMRNLPEDRGQQKTSTYIVPCFLFVELVIMAGTVLLAYYFEYTDTFPVHIQGFFCFDKAYSKPYPGPEDNSKAPPVLVYSLVTAIPTVTILIGEVTSFFVKTEGAQEKTIVTADCCYFNPLLRRIVRFLGVYSFGLFTTTIFANAGQVVTGNQTPHFLSACKPNYTALGCQSPLQYITERRACTGNPYLVASARKSFPSKDAALSFYSAIYTVMYVTLVFRTKGTRLTKPTLCLVLLSLAVLVGVMRVTEHRNHWNDVLAGFVTGGAIAAFLVSCVINNFQQTQIAVPTPPPPQRPEPPMGLPLLSLPRVESPLEKLQGYRILRSHDHQPIPSPAPLDVLLPSRRCLTSAV, from the exons CTGGTCATCATGGCAGGGACCGTTCTGTTGGCGTACTACTTTGAGTACACGGATACGTTCCCCGTGCACATCCAGGGCTTCTTCTGTTTCGACAAAGCCTACTCCAAGCCGTACCCAGGACCAGAGGACAACAGCAAGGCGCCGCCTGTCCTCGTCTACTCCCTCGTCACTGCCATCCCCACTGTGACG ATTCTGATCGGGGAAGTGACCAGTTTCTTTGTGAAGACAGAGGGAGCTCAGGAGAAGACCATAGTGACCGCTGACTGCTGTTATTTCAACCCCCTCCTCCGTAGGATCGTACGTTTTCTGG GTGTCTACTCCTTCGGCCTCTTCACAACCACCATCTTTGCCAACGCAGGTCAAGTGGTGACAGGAAACCAGAcgcctcatttcctgtctgcctgcaaGCCCAACTACACAGCTCTGGGCTGCCAGTCTCCGCTGCAGTACATTACAGAGCGCCGAGCCTGCACTGGAAACCCATACCTGGTGGCGTCCGCCCGCAAATCCTTCCCCTCCAAAGACGCAGCGCTCAGCTTTTATTCAGCCATCTACACAGTG ATGTATGTGACCCTGGTGTTCCGGACCAAAGGGACCCGTCTGACCAAGCCCACCCTGTGCCTGGTACTGCTGTCTCTGGCCGTGCTGGTGGGGGTGATGAGGGTGACTGAACACAGAAACCACTGGAACGATGTCCTGGCTGGGTTTGTCACTGGTGGGGCCATCGCTGCCTTCCTG GTGTCATGTGTGATCAACAATTTCCAGCAAACCCAGATTGCAGTGCcgactcctccacctccacagcGTCCAGAGCCTCCCATGGGGCTGCCTCTCCTCAGCCTGCCCCGCGTGGAGAGTCCACTCGAAAA GCTCCAGGGCTACCGTATTCTGAGATCACATGACCATCAGCCAATCCCGTCCCCCGCCCCTCTCGATGTGCTCCTCCCCTCACGGCGTTGCCTCACCAGCGCAGTCTAG